The following coding sequences lie in one Populus trichocarpa isolate Nisqually-1 chromosome 14, P.trichocarpa_v4.1, whole genome shotgun sequence genomic window:
- the LOC7462040 gene encoding galactolipase DONGLE, chloroplastic — translation MASKILMPNPSANHVAYSASMVPRSHSIGQVCLPNKSTAETTASISQSLVASSITPTMSTKLDKTSSTRTSTLAHMWREVQGCNNWEGLVEPLHPFLRQEIIRYGEFVTACYQAFDLDPNSKRYLTCKYGKKNLFREVGMGNPGYEVTKYIYATPDVNIPIQNEPSCGRWVGYVAVSSDDAVRRLGRRDIVITFRGTVTNPEWIANFMSSLTPAKLDHNNPRPDVKVESGFLSLYTSNESGDKFGLKSCREQLLSEVSRLLNRYKGEELSISLSGHSMGSSLALLLAYDIAELGLNRLGPNLDIPVTVFSFGGPRVGNLGFKERCEELGVRVLRIVNVNDPITKLPGVFLNENFRVLGGRYEFPWSCSCYAHVGVEIVLDFFNMQNPSCVHDLGSYISLLKCPKKGDQVRKDEQNIFIRARESILSRAQNTNMEPLRNAASNLVNLFQNV, via the coding sequence ATGGCTTCCAAGATCTTGATGCCAAATCCAAGTGCAAACCATGTTGCATATTCAGCGAGCATGGTACCCCGGTCTCATTCTATTGGGCAGGTTTGTTTGCCCAATAAGAGCACTGCTGAAACCACTGCGTCTATATCACAGTCACTTGTTGCTTCTTCTATAACACCAACCATGTCAACAAAATTAGACAAAACTAGCTCTACTAGAACCTCTACTTTGGCTCACATGTGGAGGGAGGTTCAAGGTTGCAACAATTGGGAGGGCCTTGTCGAACCCTTGCACCCTTTTCTCCGGCAAGAGATCATTCGATATGGGGAATTTGTCACTGCTTGTTATCAGGCCTTCGATCTCGACCCCAACTCCAAAAGATACTTGACTTGCAAGTATGGCAAGAAGAACTTGTTTAGAGAAGTTGGAATGGGAAATCCCGGTTACGAAGTCACCAAGTACATCTACGCCACTCCGGATGTCAACATTCCAATCCAAAATGAACCCTCTTGCGGGCGTTGGGTTGGATATGTAGCTGTATCTTCAGATGATGCAGTTAGGAGACTTGGGAGGAGAGACATAGTCATTACATTTCGAGGAACAGTGACAAACCCAGAGTGGATTGCAAATTTCATGAGCTCGCTGACCCCAGCAAAGCTAGACCACAATAATCCACGCCCAGACGTGAAAGTAGAGTCTGGTTTTTTGAGCCTGTACACTTCAAATGAAAGTGGTGACAAGTTCGGACTAAAAAGCTGCCGCGAACAGCTTTTATCCGAAGTATCAAGGCTCTTAAACAGGTACAAAGGTGAGGAACTTAGCATTTCCTTGTCAGGGCATAGCATGGGAAGTTCACTGGCTCTTCTTCTTGCATATGATATTGCCGAGCTTGGATTGAATAGGCTCGGCCCGAACCTGGACATACCAGTAACGGTTTTTTCTTTCGGAGGGCCAAGAGTAGGAAACTTAGGCTTCAAGGAGAGATGTGAGGAATTAGGAGTAAGAGTTTTAAGAATTGTAAATGTTAATGACCCCATCACAAAGTTACCAGGGGTTTTTCTCAACGaaaattttagggttttaggagggagatatgagtttccATGGAGTTGTTCATGTTATGCACATGTGGGAGTTGAAATAGTCCTCGACTTCTTCAACATGCAAAACCCTTCATGTGTTCATGACTTGGGATCCTATATCAGCTTACTCAAATGTCCAAAGAAAGGAGATCAGGTTCGAAAAGAtgaacaaaatattttcattcGAGCTAGAGAATCGATATTAAGCAGGGCCCAAAATACTAACATGGAGCCCTTGAGGAATGCTGCAAGCAATTTGGTAAACCTATTTCAGAACGTCTGA
- the LOC7462041 gene encoding uncharacterized protein LOC7462041 isoform X1: MAMWVSSTVNSLRISTIMLGFSNLAVVIVGGVLLFLVFPGCELNRITIPVAMVSLAAAFKIFAMFKSGIAQKATAFSILDSPLDSSAIDSINRLRRRLRYKTWLWWSRFALVMTLLQILTAIYLVFNVVKYISHDGTSSECQPGTASNGNKWKTKLLISFVIAVCTIPLIHIFVGPAVLRWRSFYQTQDDVWKAHYQEVFDHGIREALCCLGRVKYMRVSKEDEVYSVARLLGDLVAYRASGTGHLELLAGLALLQRHSESPKSHDGLVEAPREMIQEAFAFHEFAEAAYTGPLLDFGRHTVFFPCAWLYRQRILTPWTRNRRPSLSGDNWWRGHAAAFLKYTNLPPEALRRGRVCQEKCEAAYFVVVLRHLRSVVISVRGTETPEDLITDGLGRECLLSREDLDGLINSSHICPDVKRSVESSFPHYGHSGIVEAARDLYMQLEGNLANNESESSSGFLSSLLGAGCECDGYSLRIVGHSLGGAIAALLGLRLYRQYPALHVYAYGPLPCVDLVIAEACSEFVTSIVHNNEFSARLSVGSVLRLRAAAIEALAQDSKTDTALIFRLARQFLCVSKNQRGKIEAADPSELHSAASTVDELDQKVYVGSNKVDRSYSLWKESDRTNSGDRTNSGGDTEDDNIENPFYDNTSVINSLDDPVSQFLETVPRSENGSAGDRAEMFLPGLVIHMVPQQRHISMPLWKGWRFQERVRNYKAYLANRDVFKDIVVSPNMFFDHLPWRCHNAMKRVLESQNDKGMLDVSQII; encoded by the exons ATGGCAATGTGGGTTTCTTCAACGGTGAACAGTTTGCGAATAAGTACGATAATGTTGGGTTTTTCAAATCTAGCTGTGGTGATTGTTGGTGGGgttcttttgtttcttgtgtTTCCTGGTTGTGAACTTAACAGAATAACTATTCCTGTTGCAATGGTGTCTTTGGCTGCTGCTTTCAAAATATTTGCCATGTTTAAGTCTGGGATTGCACAAAAGGCTACTGCCTTTTCCATTCTTGATTCTCCTCTTGATTCTTCTGCTATCGACTCCATTAATCGTCTTCGAAGACGG CTGAGGTACAAAACATGGCTTTGGTGGAGTCGTTTTGCATTGGTAATGACTCTGCTGCAAATTTTAACTGCAatttaccttgtgtttaatgtGGTTAAATATATCTCTCATGATGGGACATCAAGTGAATGTCAACCAG GGACAGCTTCAAATGGTAACAAGTGGAAGACAAAACTACTCATTTCATTTGTTATCGCAGTCTGTACTATTCCACTAATCCATATTTTTGTGGGACCTGCGGTCCTAAGATGGAGGTCTTTTTATCAAACCCAAGATGATGTATGGAAGGCACACTATCAAGAGGTGTTTGACCATGGAATTCGTGAGGCTTTGTGCTGTCTGGGGCGTGTCAAATACAT GCGGGTGTCCAAGGAAGATGAAGTTTACTCAGTAGCACGATTATTGGGTGATCTTGTTGCCTATCGGGCATCAGGCACTGGACATTTAGAACTTCTGGCAG GTCTAGCTTTGTTGCAGAGGCATAGCGAATCCCCTAAATCTCACGATGGATTGGTAGAAGCACCTAGAGAAATGATTCAGGAGGCCTTTGCTTTTCATGAATTTGCTGAAGCTGCATACACT GGTCCATTGCTTGATTTTGGAAGACATACTGTATTTTTTCCTTGTGCATGGCTCTACAGGCAAAGGATTTTGACTCCATGGACTCGTAACAG GCGGCCTTCTCTCTCTGGAGATAACTGGTGGCGGGGTCATGCAGCagcctttttaaaatatactaatTTACCCCCAGAAGCACTTCGACGTGGTCGTGTTTGTCAG gAAAAATGTGAAGCTGCATACTTCGTTGTGGTTCTACGCCATCTAAGATCTGTAGTGATCTCTGTACGAGGAACTGAGACCCCTGAAGACCTCATAACAGATGGTTTGGGAAGAGAATGCCTCCTTTCTAGAGAAGACTTGGATGGGTTGATAAA TAGCAGCCATATTTGCCCTGATGTGAAGCGAAGTGTGGAATCATCTTTTCCACACTATGGACACTCAGGCATAGTTGAGGCTGCACGTGATCTTTACATGCAACTTGAAGGAAATCTTGCAAATAATG AATCAGAAAGCAGCTCTGGCTTCCTTTCCTCATTGCTGGGAGCTGGATGTGAGTGTGATGGATATAGTCTGCGCATAGTTGGCCATTCCCTAGGAGGTGCCATTGCTGCTTTGCTAGGACTGAGG CTATATCGCCAGTACCCAGCTTTACATGTCTATGCATATGGACCCCTTCCATGTGTGGATTTGGTCATAGCAGAGGCATGTTCAGAGTTTGTTACAAG CATTGTACACAACAATGAATTTTCTGCACGGCTTTCAGTTGGATCAGTCCTACGGCTTCGTGCTGCTGCAATTGAGGCACTCGCTCAGGATTCCAAGACTGATACAGCCTTGATTTTTAGGCTAGCTCGTCAATTTCTCTGTGTGAGCAAGAATCAAAGGGGGAAGATTGAGGCAGCTGATCCATCAGAGCTACATTCTGCAGCCTCCACAGTAGATGAACTGGATCAAAAAGTCTATGTGG GAAGCAACAAGGTGGATCGAAGTTATTCTCTCTGGAAAGAATCAGACAGGACCAATAGTGGAGACAGGACCAATAGTGGCGGTGATACAGAGGATGACAATATTGAAAATCCATTTTATGATAACACTTCTGTCATAAATTCATTGGACGATCCTGTATCACAATTTTTGGAAACTGTCCCTAGATCTGAAAATGGATCAGCAGGGGATCGTGCAGAGATGTTTCTACCAGGCCTTGTGATTCATATGGTACCCCAACAAAGGCACATCAGTATGCCATTATGGAAGGGCTGGAGATTTCAAGAGCGTGTACGGAATTATAAAGCTTATTTAGCAAACAGAGATGTCTTTAAAGATATTGTTGTGTCACCAAATATGTTCTTTGATCATCTACCTTGGAG ATGTCACAATGCCATGAAAAGGGTGCTGGAATCTCAAAATGACAAAGGCATGCTTGACGTATCTCAAATCATTTGA
- the LOC7462041 gene encoding uncharacterized protein LOC7462041 isoform X2, giving the protein MAMWVSSTVNSLRISTIMLGFSNLAVVIVGGVLLFLVFPGCELNRITIPVAMVSLAAAFKIFAMFKSGIAQKATAFSILDSPLDSSAIDSINRLRRRLRYKTWLWWSRFALVMTLLQILTAIYLVFNVVKYISHDGTSSECQPASNGNKWKTKLLISFVIAVCTIPLIHIFVGPAVLRWRSFYQTQDDVWKAHYQEVFDHGIREALCCLGRVKYMRVSKEDEVYSVARLLGDLVAYRASGTGHLELLAGLALLQRHSESPKSHDGLVEAPREMIQEAFAFHEFAEAAYTGPLLDFGRHTVFFPCAWLYRQRILTPWTRNRRPSLSGDNWWRGHAAAFLKYTNLPPEALRRGRVCQEKCEAAYFVVVLRHLRSVVISVRGTETPEDLITDGLGRECLLSREDLDGLINSSHICPDVKRSVESSFPHYGHSGIVEAARDLYMQLEGNLANNESESSSGFLSSLLGAGCECDGYSLRIVGHSLGGAIAALLGLRLYRQYPALHVYAYGPLPCVDLVIAEACSEFVTSIVHNNEFSARLSVGSVLRLRAAAIEALAQDSKTDTALIFRLARQFLCVSKNQRGKIEAADPSELHSAASTVDELDQKVYVGSNKVDRSYSLWKESDRTNSGDRTNSGGDTEDDNIENPFYDNTSVINSLDDPVSQFLETVPRSENGSAGDRAEMFLPGLVIHMVPQQRHISMPLWKGWRFQERVRNYKAYLANRDVFKDIVVSPNMFFDHLPWRCHNAMKRVLESQNDKGMLDVSQII; this is encoded by the exons ATGGCAATGTGGGTTTCTTCAACGGTGAACAGTTTGCGAATAAGTACGATAATGTTGGGTTTTTCAAATCTAGCTGTGGTGATTGTTGGTGGGgttcttttgtttcttgtgtTTCCTGGTTGTGAACTTAACAGAATAACTATTCCTGTTGCAATGGTGTCTTTGGCTGCTGCTTTCAAAATATTTGCCATGTTTAAGTCTGGGATTGCACAAAAGGCTACTGCCTTTTCCATTCTTGATTCTCCTCTTGATTCTTCTGCTATCGACTCCATTAATCGTCTTCGAAGACGG CTGAGGTACAAAACATGGCTTTGGTGGAGTCGTTTTGCATTGGTAATGACTCTGCTGCAAATTTTAACTGCAatttaccttgtgtttaatgtGGTTAAATATATCTCTCATGATGGGACATCAAGTGAATGTCAACCAG CTTCAAATGGTAACAAGTGGAAGACAAAACTACTCATTTCATTTGTTATCGCAGTCTGTACTATTCCACTAATCCATATTTTTGTGGGACCTGCGGTCCTAAGATGGAGGTCTTTTTATCAAACCCAAGATGATGTATGGAAGGCACACTATCAAGAGGTGTTTGACCATGGAATTCGTGAGGCTTTGTGCTGTCTGGGGCGTGTCAAATACAT GCGGGTGTCCAAGGAAGATGAAGTTTACTCAGTAGCACGATTATTGGGTGATCTTGTTGCCTATCGGGCATCAGGCACTGGACATTTAGAACTTCTGGCAG GTCTAGCTTTGTTGCAGAGGCATAGCGAATCCCCTAAATCTCACGATGGATTGGTAGAAGCACCTAGAGAAATGATTCAGGAGGCCTTTGCTTTTCATGAATTTGCTGAAGCTGCATACACT GGTCCATTGCTTGATTTTGGAAGACATACTGTATTTTTTCCTTGTGCATGGCTCTACAGGCAAAGGATTTTGACTCCATGGACTCGTAACAG GCGGCCTTCTCTCTCTGGAGATAACTGGTGGCGGGGTCATGCAGCagcctttttaaaatatactaatTTACCCCCAGAAGCACTTCGACGTGGTCGTGTTTGTCAG gAAAAATGTGAAGCTGCATACTTCGTTGTGGTTCTACGCCATCTAAGATCTGTAGTGATCTCTGTACGAGGAACTGAGACCCCTGAAGACCTCATAACAGATGGTTTGGGAAGAGAATGCCTCCTTTCTAGAGAAGACTTGGATGGGTTGATAAA TAGCAGCCATATTTGCCCTGATGTGAAGCGAAGTGTGGAATCATCTTTTCCACACTATGGACACTCAGGCATAGTTGAGGCTGCACGTGATCTTTACATGCAACTTGAAGGAAATCTTGCAAATAATG AATCAGAAAGCAGCTCTGGCTTCCTTTCCTCATTGCTGGGAGCTGGATGTGAGTGTGATGGATATAGTCTGCGCATAGTTGGCCATTCCCTAGGAGGTGCCATTGCTGCTTTGCTAGGACTGAGG CTATATCGCCAGTACCCAGCTTTACATGTCTATGCATATGGACCCCTTCCATGTGTGGATTTGGTCATAGCAGAGGCATGTTCAGAGTTTGTTACAAG CATTGTACACAACAATGAATTTTCTGCACGGCTTTCAGTTGGATCAGTCCTACGGCTTCGTGCTGCTGCAATTGAGGCACTCGCTCAGGATTCCAAGACTGATACAGCCTTGATTTTTAGGCTAGCTCGTCAATTTCTCTGTGTGAGCAAGAATCAAAGGGGGAAGATTGAGGCAGCTGATCCATCAGAGCTACATTCTGCAGCCTCCACAGTAGATGAACTGGATCAAAAAGTCTATGTGG GAAGCAACAAGGTGGATCGAAGTTATTCTCTCTGGAAAGAATCAGACAGGACCAATAGTGGAGACAGGACCAATAGTGGCGGTGATACAGAGGATGACAATATTGAAAATCCATTTTATGATAACACTTCTGTCATAAATTCATTGGACGATCCTGTATCACAATTTTTGGAAACTGTCCCTAGATCTGAAAATGGATCAGCAGGGGATCGTGCAGAGATGTTTCTACCAGGCCTTGTGATTCATATGGTACCCCAACAAAGGCACATCAGTATGCCATTATGGAAGGGCTGGAGATTTCAAGAGCGTGTACGGAATTATAAAGCTTATTTAGCAAACAGAGATGTCTTTAAAGATATTGTTGTGTCACCAAATATGTTCTTTGATCATCTACCTTGGAG ATGTCACAATGCCATGAAAAGGGTGCTGGAATCTCAAAATGACAAAGGCATGCTTGACGTATCTCAAATCATTTGA